Part of the Pseudomonas chlororaphis genome, TCTCGTGGACCTGGGCCGCCAGTTCGCGGGTCGGGGTCAGGACCAGTACGCGCGGTTGGCGCGGGCCATGACGCTGGGATTTGTCTGGGTGACCGTTGGGAAACAACCGCTCCAGGATCGGGAGGGCGAAACCGCCGGTTTTACCAGTGCCTGTCTGCGCCGCGACCATCAGGTCGCGACCTTGCAACACGGCGGGAATGGCCCGCTGTTGCACCGGGGTAGGCTCGGTGTAGCCGGCGGCTTCGATGGCGCCGACTAAAGCCTCGGAGAGACCGAGGGAAGCAAAGGACATGAGTAATCCTGTTTTAGTGAGGGCCTGGCCCAATGGGATAGTCTTGCCTGGCGCGAATGACGGTCAATAAATGTCATCCCGTCCGGTCCTGCCGGGTCTTAAAGGTGGGTCCGGATACGGCTCGCGCGGGGCTGAAAGCTGCGCTGTAGCGGTGTCGGGAGACCTTTTGCAAGACCGGGCGTCCGGGCGTGAGCCTGGCGGGAAGGCCGGAGTATAACAGAGCAAACGCCGTGCGCTGCTTTCCTGCTGCTCAACGGTGTATTTCGGCGTTGGCCGCAGCCGACGGCATGACCTGGGCCATCGGGCCTGCGCCGTACCGGGCGCTCAGTTCGGCATAGGCCGGTTCGCGCTTGAAACGCTTGAGTTCGGCGCCGAAACGTTGCACCAGCAGGTCCATGCCGGCGTTGCGTCGCACCGCCAGGTATTGGCTCTGACGACTGACGACCGTCGGGTTCTCGGTGATCTGGTCGCCGAGCTGCATCTGCTCGAGCACATGGCGGCCGACCCGGCGATCGGTGATGAGCAGGTCGATCCGGCCCAGTTGCAACTTGCCGAAGTTGGCTTCGTGGGTGGGTGCGGTTTCGCGCTTGAACAGGTTCGATTCGCTGAAGGCCTGGCTGTAGAGATAGCCGGGTGACGTGCCGACGGTCAGGCCCTTGAGGTCGTCGAGTGTACGAAAGGGATGGGGGCGGGCATTGGCGTAGAACATCACGAACTCCACGTCCGACAGCGGCTCGCTGGGGTACAGCAGCGTGGCATCGCGCTCGTCGCTGTGGAAAATGTCCAGCGCGCCATCCGCCAAGCCTTCCTCCAGCATCGCCAGGCAACGCTTCCAGGGCAGGAACTGCCATTCCACGTCGATCCCCAGGCGCTTGAACACAATGGCCGTGGTTTCGTAGTCCAGGCCCAGGCGCTTGCCGTTTTCTTCGTACACGTACGGCGCCCAGGGCTCAGTGACAATGCGCAACTTCTCTGCCCGAGCGGCAATGCTCAGGCACATGAGAATTAAGGCTGTCAGTAGCTGGGCAATGACGGGCATGCCCTGAGGTTACGACGAGAGCTCATCAAATAGCTAGAGTGCTCTGGCCTGGGCCTCAGTCGCCTTTTGTCTGCATCAGGTGCGCATAGATGACTTCGCGGCGCTCGCCCAGCACCAGGCGAATCAGCGGATGATTGAGCCAGCGCTTGAGTTCGTGGTCTTCCAGTGGTTTTTTAAGGCGATCTTCGACGTTTTCCAGGGCTTTTTCCCACCAGACCGGGGCGCAAGCCTGATCGAACTGGTTGGTATGGCGGTAGCAGCCGTAGAGGATCTCGCGCATGAATTGCCGTTTATGGGCGGGCAGCGCCAGGGTGACGAACTTGTAGGCCAGGCGTTGGAACGCCGGAGGGCGGGGCAGGACGGTGGTGACCTGCGCCGTTTCGTCCAGCGCCTGCTGGCAGGTGGGCGCGGCATGGTGCTTGTCGAGCCAGGCCTTGGTCTTGGCGCGGAACAGCTGCTTGCGGCTCCAATAGTGATGGATCAGGTCCGGGCATTCGCGCAGTTGCACCGAGCGGTAGGCCGCCACCGCCAGGCAGAACTCTTCCAGGGTGTAGGCCCCTTGTGCCAGGGGAAAGAGCTCATCCATCAGTGCAATCGAGCGGTCCAGCACCGACGCTTCCGTGTGGTAGAGGCCGATGACCCCCGAATTCAACTGGGGCATGCTGTCGTCCGCCAGCCGGCGCTCACGCAGGATGTCCGCCAGCGTCACGTACAGCAACGAATCCTTGTTGGCGCCATAACTCAGGTTGACGGCATTGCACAGCAAGGTGCCGGGTTGGATACGGCGGAACAATTCGAGCGGTGAGCAATGGAAGAAGGTGTCGGTGTCGATCAACAGGGCCAGTTCGGCTTCTTCAAGCACCTTTTGCATCACCACATGCTTGGCGCGGAAATGATAGCCGTGGGGCTCGATCCAGGCCTTGCGGGTCTCGTCGTCCAGCAGGCGCAAGCGCACCGGCAGGCCTTCGTACGGTGCCGGATCGTCGGTGAATACCTGGATATCCAAGGCTTCGCCGGGGGTTTTGCGCAGGCCCGCCAACGCGCTGGCGATGCTGAACAAGGCTTCCTGGTGATAGGTCTTGGCCCCATAGACCAGGTAGATCAGTTGTGGGGTCTTTAACCTTTGACCGTTGAGCATCTACTGCAATCCTTCAGGTGTCTTGGGTGAAAAAAAAGCCTTGGAGGGTGCCAAGGCCTTTTTCATACCGGCACGTTAAGCCATTAACGTGGCAGTTTGAGGTTGTTCCATACCGCCAGGCTTGGCTCGGCCTGGTTAAGGGTATAGAAATGCAGCCCCGGTGCACCGCCCTGTAACAAACGTTCACACATTTGCGTGATGACGTCCTCGCCGAAGCTTTGGATGCTGGACGTGTCGTCACCATAGGCTTCCAGCTGCTTGCGGATCCAGCGTGGGATCTCGGCGCCGCACGCATCGGAGAAACGCGCCAGCTTGCTGTAGTTGGTGATCGGCATGATCCCCGGCACCACTGGAATGTCGACTCCCAGCTGCCGCACGCGTTCGACAAAGTAGAAGTAGCTGTCGGCGTTGAAGAAGTACTGGGTGATGGCGCTGTTCGCCCCGGCGTGGGCCTTGCGGACGAAGTTGCGCAGATCGTCTTCGAAATTGCGCGCCTGCGGGTGCATTTCCGGATAAGCGGCGATTTCGATGTGGAAGTGGTCACCGGTCTCTTCACGAATGAAGCTCACCAGTTCGTTGGCGTGGCGCAGTTCACCACTGGCCATGCCCATGCCCGAGGGCAGGTCACCGCGCAGGGCAACGATGCGCTTGATGCCCGCCGCCTTGTACTGGGTCAGCAGGCCGCGCAGGTCGTCCTTGCTGTCGCCCACGCAGGACAGGTGGGGCGCTGCCGGGACTTTCACTTCGCTTTCGAGCTGCAACACGGTGTTCATCGTGCGGTCACGGGTCGAACCGCCGGCGCCGTAGGTGCAGGAGAAGAAGTCGGGTTTGTGGCTCGCCAACTGGCGGGCAGTGGCGATCAGTTTTTCATGCCCAGCATCGGTCTTCGTCGGGAAGAATTCGAAGCTGTAGCGACGGTCTTGGGACATGGTCGGAGCTCCCAGCTGCAAGCTGCAAGCTGCGAGCTACAAGAGGGCGTTGCGCCGATTCCTGTGCTTCAGGCTTGCAGCTCGCGGCTGCGTAATAGCGATGAAGAAGTAGATCCAAGCTTCCAGTCACAAGTAGACAAACCGCTCTGCTTGCCGCTTGAAGCTTGAAGCTCGCAGCTGCTTAATACCGGTAGGCGTGCGGCTTGAACGGGCCTTCGACGGTGACGCCGATGTAGTCAGCCTGTTGCTTGGTCAGCTTGGTGACCACGCCGCCGAAGCCGCGGACCATTTCCAGCGCCACTTCTTCGTCGAGTTTCTTCGGCAATACTTCCACGGTCAGGCGTTCGGCTTTCTGGGCAGGCGACAGGTCGGCGTATTTCTGGCCGAACAGGAAGATCTGGGCCAGGACCTGGTTGGCGAACGAACCGTCCATGATCCGGCTCGGGTGGCCAGTGGCGTTGCCCAGGTTGACCAAGCGGCCTTCGGCCAACAGGATCAGGTAGTCGTCGTTCTGTGGGTCGAAGCTGCCGGTGCCGGTGCGGTGTACCTTGTGGACCTGCGGCTTCACTTCTTCCCAGGCCCAGTGCTTGCGCATGAAGGCGGTGTCGATTTCATTGTCGAAGTGACCGATGTTGCACACCACGGCGCGCTTCTTCAGGGCCTTGAGCATGTTCGCGTCGCAGACATTGACGTTACCGGTGGTGGTCACGATCAGATCGATCTTGCCCAGCAGGGCCTTGTCGACGCTCGCTTCGGTGCCGTCGTTGATCCCGTCGATGAACGGCGAAACCAGCTCGAAACCGTCCATGCAGGCCTGCATGGCGCAGATCGGGTCGACTTCCGAGACCTTGACGATCATGCCTTCCTGGCGCAGGGACTGGGCCGAGCCCTTGCCCACGTCACCGTAGCCGATCACCAGCGCCTGCTTGCCCGACAACAGGTGGTCGGTGCCGCGCTTGATGGCGTCGTTGAGGCTGTGACGGCAGCCGTACTTGTTGTCGTTCTTGCTCTTGGTCACCGAGTCATTGACGTTGATGGCCGGGATTTTCAGTTCGCCCTTGGCCAGCATGTCCAGCAGGCGGTGCACGCCGGTGGTGGTCTCTTCGGTCACGCCGTGGACGTGTTCGAGCACGGCCGGGTATTTCTTGTGCAGCAGCTCGGTCAGGTCGCCGCCGTCGTCGAGGATCATGTTGGTGTCCCATGGCTGGCCATCCTTGAGGATGGTCTGCTCCAGGCACCACTCGTACTCTTGCTCGGTCTCGCCTTTCCAGGCGAACACCGGGATACCGGCGGCGGCAATGGCGGCGGCGGCCTGGTCCTGGGTCGAGAAGATGTTG contains:
- a CDS encoding amino acid ABC transporter substrate-binding protein, which encodes MPVIAQLLTALILMCLSIAARAEKLRIVTEPWAPYVYEENGKRLGLDYETTAIVFKRLGIDVEWQFLPWKRCLAMLEEGLADGALDIFHSDERDATLLYPSEPLSDVEFVMFYANARPHPFRTLDDLKGLTVGTSPGYLYSQAFSESNLFKRETAPTHEANFGKLQLGRIDLLITDRRVGRHVLEQMQLGDQITENPTVVSRQSQYLAVRRNAGMDLLVQRFGAELKRFKREPAYAELSARYGAGPMAQVMPSAAANAEIHR
- a CDS encoding 5,10-methylenetetrahydrofolate reductase, giving the protein MSQDRRYSFEFFPTKTDAGHEKLIATARQLASHKPDFFSCTYGAGGSTRDRTMNTVLQLESEVKVPAAPHLSCVGDSKDDLRGLLTQYKAAGIKRIVALRGDLPSGMGMASGELRHANELVSFIREETGDHFHIEIAAYPEMHPQARNFEDDLRNFVRKAHAGANSAITQYFFNADSYFYFVERVRQLGVDIPVVPGIMPITNYSKLARFSDACGAEIPRWIRKQLEAYGDDTSSIQSFGEDVITQMCERLLQGGAPGLHFYTLNQAEPSLAVWNNLKLPR
- a CDS encoding adenosylhomocysteinase, which translates into the protein MSAVITPADFNDYKVADMSLAAWGRREIIIAESEMPALMGLRRKYAGEQPLKGAKILGCIHMTIQTAVLIETLVALGAEVRWSSCNIFSTQDQAAAAIAAAGIPVFAWKGETEQEYEWCLEQTILKDGQPWDTNMILDDGGDLTELLHKKYPAVLEHVHGVTEETTTGVHRLLDMLAKGELKIPAINVNDSVTKSKNDNKYGCRHSLNDAIKRGTDHLLSGKQALVIGYGDVGKGSAQSLRQEGMIVKVSEVDPICAMQACMDGFELVSPFIDGINDGTEASVDKALLGKIDLIVTTTGNVNVCDANMLKALKKRAVVCNIGHFDNEIDTAFMRKHWAWEEVKPQVHKVHRTGTGSFDPQNDDYLILLAEGRLVNLGNATGHPSRIMDGSFANQVLAQIFLFGQKYADLSPAQKAERLTVEVLPKKLDEEVALEMVRGFGGVVTKLTKQQADYIGVTVEGPFKPHAYRY